The Amblyomma americanum isolate KBUSLIRL-KWMA chromosome 11, ASM5285725v1, whole genome shotgun sequence genome includes the window GCAAGTGCTTCTAGTCTGGTGGACAAAAAATACGACTTCTGACGGCGTGGTGAAAGCGGGCGACCAAAAAATTGGCAATCGCAGGTCAAACGAGGCGGCTGGACCAACGCGTGCGAAACGCTTGCTTTCCTGAACAATCTCTTCTAGCGAACAATCTCTTCTAGCGAACAATCTCTTCTAGGTATAATGCAAAACTTaactttgcatcctcataattattgAAATTAGCAACCGTAATAGGCACCTTCTGACACTGATTTCATCGCGAACCAGAAGCCCTTAATAGCTGTCTGGCGAATATGAAACTGCAACTCGAAATAAATTATCATTtttggaaaagtaattgaaaatGTTGAGTATCCGTGTCCAGAGATGGCACTGGAGTATGCTACGCACGTTGTAAGGTTGATATTATGAAAGAACACTGCCCGAAAGCAAGGAGAATGAAGAGAACCAACAAACATGAGCGCGCCAACATGAAAGCGCCGTCTCTCTTGGCAGATTAGGTACGAAAGATGGCATACTTTCGAGCAACTATCTCAGATTCACTGTTTAAACAATCTGTGGTACCACTCTGACTTGGTAGGATACCAGATTTCCTGACTTTCGCGCGGCATCCGCAGTgttctcttcgaaacggcgcggCGCCACTTTGCGTTCTACGGcagagtgggacccaacatgtccGCGCCGAGAGCGCTGTAATCCCCCTGAAAGCAGAGCTGGTGATTCAAGCACCGGAGCCGCTACGGTGAGGCTGCGCCATCTAGTGTGTTCTTCAGAAACTAGTTTCGTTTTCGGCGTAGACTGCAATTTTTATCGTCAGGCGCGAGCTTTTGAAATGCCCTTGAAGCGGAGGCTACGGCGTAGGGCGCTGCCAGCGCCGTGACGGTGCTCGCTCGCAAAAACCACACTGCACGCCATTCTACTGCATCGGGAGCAGATATTTTCGATGCATCGAATAGTAGGGCCTCTGATGACGGGATTTTGGTTCGGACACTGAAAAGGCGCAAAGGGAGCAAGGAACGTTGACCTGTTAGTTTACATaatattttttcttctcgtgttaTAAGCACATCTTCGTAAATATACTTCATTCTTCACGGAAGGTCCTTTTAGGACAAATCAAAAGTTCACATTACTGTATATTTATACCTAAATGCAGTGCTAGCAAGAAGTTTTTATGTAGCTGGTTTTGATGTATTGCATGATAATGTAACTAGCCCAATTTATCGTTAGAAATAAAAACCTGTAAGAAATACCCATTTTTCTCATTGTACCTACAGAGGTCAGTTCGGCAATATTGAACTACAAAGGCGGCAGTTTCATCAGCCAAAAAAGTGCTCAAACCAGTTGACACCAGTGGGCACAGAAGTGGTGGAAGGAAACACACGGCAAGGGTTCAAATCTgtatgcttttattttttgcaatTTAGGTCCCGTTGTTGACGCCAGAGGTCAGTGCATAGAGGAAGTCGCCGGCGCCTTTGGGACAGCACAACGAATTTGCCTTGCGAGCATATGGAACTGGTAGGCGTCTGGCACGACGCCTTCACGCCGGGGTCGGAGCTGAGCTGGGAAGACGTCCACTGAACCGAGTGCCTTGTGCGGTGACCAAGAGCGTGCACGTTCGAGTGATGTGTCGAGTACGGCACAGCCGAAGTTCCCGCATCTGCGAAGACAAAAGCGGAGCTGTAGCAAAAAGACTCGGGGGTCTGGAATTCTGGTCCTTACTCGGGAGGCGTCCGACAAACAGCAGTGCGCAGGCTGGGGAATATCGTGCCTCACTCGTGGCTGAGACGCCTGGCCCACTCATGTCAGCCTGGAACACAGCTTGCAGAGTCTTCCGTGCTGACTGCGTGAAGCACTGGAAAGCCCGAGTCAGCGCGTACCTGTGGAGATGAAAGGGGAACCTGCGCGTAAGTATAGTGCACACACCCTGGAAGCGTCCAATGTATACGAACCGGGCAGCTGCAGGGCTAGTGACGGGAGGAATAGCCTCGCGCAGAGCACCATGAGGCAGGGAACTTGGAAAGACTGGCACCGTGAGCAGCTGTGACAACGGGTCTGGTTCCAGCTCGAAACGCCACACCAAGGTGCCTCCTGCGCGTATGCACGCGCGGGAGAAGCGGACCGCGCTCAtctgaaaagagaagaaaaaaaaggtgactTGCAAAGAAACGCCAACTGGGAAGTGGGGTACTCACCTAGCAGCCATGGCGCCATAGTATCTGAAGCGCAGAGACGGATGATGCCCAAGCTGGAGCTGTGAAATACGACAATGAAAGCTTTCCActgaccttggctgcagcggaaacacgacgtgccgcagaccgcaggcagcgtccgttcttcggagttgctggacgagggtggcgagaatttccgagcaCCGTATGCAGCCACAAACCACATGTCGCTCAAGAGCACTTGCGCGCCCGGGCATTCCTTGACACGACATAGTGGCCGAGACGCAACGGCGTTCGGAACGGGTGTCTCTTCCATGACGCAAACGGCAGCGGGCTCTACCGCATCCCTGTCTAGTGTCAGCTAAGCCTACATCTACTGCACGCCGCAAATCCTACAGCCCGCCGCGCTTCCGTCACCGAAGAAAACCCGACGGCGACGGTCCATGAAACCTGTACGCGATGCGTGTTAGTGACACGCTGTTTTCCAATGCTTATGGGAGACAATTTTGTACGTTGGCGCGTAGCCAAGAGCCGGTTTCATGGACACAGgtcgccctcgccgcgaggctACAGCCCCGCTCCTACCTTGGATGCCGAAGGCCTGGCTCGGAGATAATTCTCTCGGCGCTTGTCGGTCGGTCATGGGCACGACTTTTAGGCGCCTCCGGGGAATGGCGAAGACTcgagcaccaccaccaccaccaacaacgaGAAAAACAGCGTAGAAGACAAAACGACAGCCTCCGACGAGAGCTGACGCGTTTCTAACCCGAAACTGCGCGCCGTTGCGCGCCCTCTAGCGACGCTGGTAGAAGCTTCTCTAAGGTAATGTCTGTCGCTCGGGGAACAGCGGCGATAAGTGACCAAGCTTTTTCTACGCAGCCCACGAGGGCCTTAAATTAAATCTTGCAGATAGCTCAAAAGTGCTTCGTTCCGACGGTCTTCGAGCGGTTCCACACGTGCGGACCCAAAGCCGTGACGACGCATTTCGCTGCCGCATCTTTTTGCGCGGACAGTGCTCGCCGCTTTTCCCATGACGATACGCGTTTTCTTCATCCTTGGACGGCGCAGAGGTGATGGCTTGCGATGAAGTGATATCAAGATCTTGTTTCAGACACGCGTGCGTCTCGTCTGGCATGCCGTCTGGCACGCCTGCAGGCAGTTGCTTAGACCACGTTTTCGTCGCTCTTGTCTGCGATCCTAAAAATGGCCGGCGGGTTAAAGCTTCGGGGTATTTTTTTCTCGCATCACTTCGTGTTAAAAGGACACTAAAGGGAAATGTAGAACCAAAAAAGACGGATAGATTATTTTTCGGAGACTCTATATACCGACATTTTTTTCCCACAAGGAACGGTGGCTGCGTTGCTGAGAATTAAAACCGCAAATGAAAGCCCCGAACCCTTCCGAATTCAAAGCGCCAACGAAAAATTAACCGCGGTGACGTCACTTTAACGATGTCTTCGTATTGGAGCTCTCCAACCTAAAGCCTCTCCATGAAGCTCACGCTACGTCTATTTATTCTGTTTAGTGATGTTCTCGCTCACTCTCTCGTTGCCACTGTAGAAACACTGAAATGGCGGCGCCACGTGTTGTACCCCGCTTTTACGCAATTTTCTGATTTATAAAAGCGTTGTTTACGACAAAAATGACATATCTGCTATCAGGCAATGATGACGTATAAGTTTAGCCTGACCCATTATTTCCCTTTAGTGCCCCCTTAAAATCGCTGCGAAAGACTGTTTGAAGGGATGCCGGCTATACTTCGGATGGATTATTTATGTCACACAGTTGCTGACTCAAAAACATTAacaggaatcgatgcataggaaagaggttattcaatgaagaaatttcaaaatacaagcaaacaacatGCTGCCCTCAAATCGATTATCGCGCGGCTCCTATTCCAATTACACTCTCCCAGTTACGACACAGGccgggaccaatcaaaacagcctatctcatcacgtcgcggaagtttgcatATCATGGTTGCTTAAACGCTGTAACTCCTTCTTGCCAGTGCGGGTAGCGCCGTTTTAATATTTACAACAACCACGTGcccgcccagctgacccagcgatgcttcatcgttacgtcgacggcgcagaaggtaactctgatcagtgacgttccctgactgtTAGATCCGAACGCGATCCGAACTGCTGAAAACATAGGAGAACGTGGAGCTAGGCCGAGGCACACTTAACATGTTGTATGATGACAAAAGCAAGCTGGACACGGAGGTGGCGAATGGTTTGAAAACAAGCTGCTCTTGGTATGCACCCCACCCGCCATACTTTGTTATAGTACATATGGTTCAAACCGAACCTGCAAGTGTGAACTGCGACAGAGTGCCGTAGGTATGGGCTCCGCATTGACTTCGACCACCTCGGGCTCAGGTTGCCGCCATCGACATGCGGAGAATGGGGAAGCGGCGATGGAGACAAACTTGCCGAacttaaggccgattcacactggcgagtcgcggagGTCACACGACTGGTTTAGATCAATTCGTTACGCTGCCTCCGCTTTCCCAGTGCTTCGGAAGGCGCAACTAGACAGAAATCGGTGGCGCGGCGAGATCAACGAGCGCAACATGCGCCGCCCCACTTCGCAATCCCCGCCAGCAGAATTACTGTAGCTAACTGCCGCCCCTTATTAAAAACATCTCGGAACTTTGGAGATAACGCGCATGAAGAGTCTACCGTCTAGAGCACGTACGCCAACTAACCGCCCCCCATGCGGCGATCAGAAAGTAACAACACCCGAAGGATGCGACAAAAAAACACAGTACAAAAAGTACACGTAAACATCATGGAAATAGGATCAGAGTATCAAAAATGTGGTCAAAAGCTAGAAGTGCAGTGACGTGGAGAGCGTGCAGGAATATTTAACTGCCCTCAATTTAATTACCTAAAGATCGCTACAAAAGCAGCCTATTAGTATCGCAACTGGAACAACACTCACGCTTATAGAATTAAAGCAGCATGGAAAATAGCTACAAGCGATGCTGTGCAATGGTTAGAAAATGTAACAAATGCGTTATCTTTTCCTCAGCTACAGCAATATGGTGACCAACTGTGGTTTGCAAACGGTTTATTCGCATCTTAATTCAGCTAGCTAAACGAGGCCACTACGTCCTTTCGCCAGGGGAAGAGATGGTCCCTGAAGTTAAAGGCGTATCGACACTTAATTTTTGCTGgcgtgctttcttctttcaaacggcGCTAAACGTTGGTATACACAGGGTAccccgtggtattcgcctacgaccactaaataattttgATTTGAATTTCTTCGACGCAGTTTccgtttcatcaaccaaacgatggctgtAACCTGTGGTTGAtatttaggtcatgtgaggcacgaaaaacGGCAAAATAAACGCTGATACTTAAATTTATCTCACTAGAGCACTTAAACAGGCCTGCTTCAATAGCTGGAAttacaacaaacgacgtatcagctgTTATATTCCCATTTTTTGGGGCTTCACGTCACCTAAACATCAACttcacgtcacagccatcggtcggttgatgaaaccgaaccaGAATGAAATAAGAAATTCAATCATATGGTATTTGGCGGTCGCAGGCGAAAACCATGAGGTGATCCAGGTGTTCTAATGTAATTTGAATACATGGATTGTTTcaaagaagaaaacgcgcaataaaatcGGGTGTCTATAGTGCTTTAACAAGCAGTGGTCTAAAGAATGAAGGGGGAGCCGCAAAGTTCACGGATGAGCTGCTAGTGTTTGGCACGTCGAGGTTATGTCACGGGGCGGCCTCTGCTTTCGCCGAGCTGTCTTCTCCGCCGCTAACGTTACGGTCGTCGCCCGAAGTAGGGAACTCGCAGCTTCCGTCGGCTCTAATTTCCACGGCGTTGAACCGGGCGCCGGCCCTGATCAGAATGTCCAGCGTGAACAAGTCCACGCGGATGTCCTGGACGAAGACCTTCTCACGGCACACAGGGCAGCGCCAGGACGGCTCCAGAGTGGCCTCGTTGCAGCCGAGGTAGGAGTACACGTCAAAGCACTGGGCGTGGCTGCATCGTACTCCACGGCAGGGGATGTTCATCGTCCTTTGCGCCAGCGGGCAGTCTAGTGACACCTGCACGCCACAATAGGCACAGATGGGCAAAAACATCGCCTAATCCGTCGGTCGGCTTCGGAAAGCACACAGCGAGAATTAGGTGAAGAAATCGCGCATAACGGGAGGCTGAAAATTTCTACGGGTCGGCGCAAGAACTGAAGTAGAGCATGCACCGTCGAGGCAGAGGTGCAGGTAATACGATAGGCGTGAGAATAAAAACTCCTATGCTTTCTGAGTTGTCTAAAACTTCACGGCCCGCTACCGGAGATAAAGCAGCATGCGCTCTTCTATTCTGCGTCTAGCTGATCCCTAACCTACAAAGACATTTTTTGGCTACTAATGGGCATCGAAAAGTTTTACTTTGGCTCTAGTGGCTCACACTCACCTTTAAGACCTTTGTCTCGACCTGGTCGCTCCCTAATTGGGCTCGGATTAGAGTCCAGGTGTCTTTCTGCGTGAACTCAAACGGCGCACCACGGCCGATTATGGAGAATAGCTCCCATTCGGGCATCTTCATTACTTCGTCGACGTGCACTGTGACGTCCGCCGGGATGCCTTCGAGGCATAAGTCGTAGTCATCAGCGGGGAGTCGGTAGAGGAGCTGTGTTATGTTGACCACTGTGAGCGGTAGGCCGCGATAGGCCCTGCCGTTGACTCTGACGGTGGCCGTGCGACCACTGATAGCCGAGCTCTGCGACATCAGCGTAAAGTGTACGAGCACCAGCGTCCGATGGGAGCGGCTCTCCGGGGTCGTTGAGAAGTGTCCGGAGTAAGAGACCACGCCAGGGCAGTGGGTAGCGGTGACGGAATTCAGCCGGAACTCGTTTACCGACGAGTAGAATGGCTGCCTCGGTAGCATGATGCCAGCGGCGACGAAACACGGGGACGGCCCTCTGTCGGTTACCTGAAAGGAAAGACGCGATGTCGGGAGTATCGCACATTGTCACAAGGATACTAACCGGCCAATTGAGGTGTATAGATAGTTTTCACGTGACATTACGTGCGCCATCTTTGAGTGTACGCAGGAATCGGTCGGCGATACGAGGATTAGGGGAACGCCCAGGCTTTCGCCGTGCTTTCTGGACCCAGAGATGACGCCGCTATGACATCGACACAAACTATGTATACTCTTCGTCAGTGAGTACGCGGAGGGTCCATATGAAATGCTGTCCAAAAACTGCAAGCATATGAGCGAGATCAATCAGTGCAAAGAGCTGGAAAAGGCCCAGCATCTTGTGCTGTAAGCTCGGCTTGCTCCGCCTATTCACAGTGAATCGCAAGAAAATTACTCTATCATCACTAGTATATACGGGAGGGTGCGTGCGTTCTCAGATATTGTGAACATAATCAGTGGCGAGAAACCTGCAACAAGCACAGGCATCGCCTATGCGCGCTTTCGAAGGTTGCTCGCTGTTCCACAAGCTGCATAGTCGCGAAATGTGCCCGACGGTGGCCATGGGACAAACCTAAAAATAGCCGAAATCAAAAGACCTTACCCGACAGGAAATTACGCGGAGGGAACTTGAaggcgaagaaaaaagaaaaacgaagaacTAAATCACCAGTCAGCATGCATGCTAGCGACGTAACGCGTGTACGCTTCGTAATGGCTGTCGCCAGTCTAGCGCATCAAAGGGCGCGAGTGTTGAGATCCAAGGGCATTTGGAGCGGTGGCTGTTGAGGCTCAATAATGGTTCGGGTTTAGGAGTGTAAGTGGCTCATCTCAAAACTGCGGCCACCAACGCAAGACGCACAGTCGATAGGCACTGTTGCCGCAAGCTTTCGTCTTTTACTTGTAGCAGGATGGCATACTGAGGTAGCAGGTGCCGATGGGAGGTCGATTCACAAGATGGAAATTGGCCACGGaccatgcctcacgtgacttaTTACTGCCTTGGACGTCCATGACGTCTCGGGTCCGTGCATGGGCGGTGTAAGAAAAAAGACCGCGTGCATATGTAACCCCACTGTCGCCACTGACCCGGCATTTAACTGCCTTCGCAGGGGGCTATAAGCGAATTAAGCTCCAACTtgatggacacatcctaggcgtacagGCGGAGCGccacgcgcacgggcgtacgctggaccccgtctgcgcatgcgcgaggcgcgACGCGCGAGCTGGCGCGAGCGgggcgcagatatctgtacagccccaactcgatgcacacatcctaggcgtacggcgcaGCGCCTACGCGtccagcgccgcgccgcgccggGCGTCGAAAAAAAGCATCCACCTCCATGATccctgtgctggcgcgttccccctctcgagccgaccgaaggaatttgaagcgtgaagaaagggatttggggggcgctgaaaggacaacttttcAAGCagggggaattgattaaacagacattaccgggactaatatacgcggacgatatagtgataatggctgaccacaaggaagacctgcagaagttgttagacatatgcagtacagaggaagatagattaggtttcaagtttagtaaggaaaaatctgcagtcatgatatttaatgatgagggcggcgagcatagaatacaggagttcatgctagaagtagtggatgagtacaaatatcttggggcgtggataaataacggtgctgagtatctgacagagcatgaaaaatatgtaacgaataaagctagcaggaatgcagctgtcaggaaaaatagggcactgtggaattacaataaaTATGAAGTgataagagggatctggaaaggagtgatcgttcctagcctgactttcggtaatgcggtcctgtgcatgagaccagatgttcaagcaaggttagaaatcaaacaacgcggcgtagggaggctagctttgggagcacatggcaatacgccaaatcagggggtacaggttgatatgggatgggcgtcgttcgagagcagataAGCTAGCAGTCAGATAGCATTTGagaagcgattgagaaaaatgagggaaaagcagtgggctaggaaagtttttagatacctgtacataaggaatgttgacacgaaatgaagaaaacgaaatagaaaattgacaagcaaatatctggaacGCAGTAGGGGGccaatcagcaattatcagttaagaaaaaggttaaagaaacagagagagctctgtggaaaacagggatgctgacgaaatcggcactgggaacatacaggatatttaagcaggaaattgccaaagaaagtatctatgataactgtaggggaagctctttgttgtttcgggccaggacgggagttttgctaagacatatagagtcaggtaccacgagatagacacgttgtgcgttgcgtgcggagaggaggaggaaacggctgaacacttgatactctcctgtaaagggcttcaccctacagtggaaagcagcggggctgatttattcaatggggtttaaggacagtgaagggaaagtagaatttaagcgggtagaagtaaccatgCGAAGGTTATCCGacatggctaaaatcaagacaagagtaaaatttcataagtcatgtctaggtggcttgagccgccacccgatttaaagggttcagccgtatccatccatccatccattcaaaccgcgaagaaaagttccaggaacctgggagaggttcaagccataaagaaagagtccccgagagccccgccgtcctcctattgttgtaaaccggatcccgcttccgacgcgcgcgctcaggcgcggatatctgacatggacagatatctgcccctgctcgctaaggcgcccgtgtgctgtgcgatgtcagtgcacgttaaagatccccaggtggtcgaaattattccggagccctccactacggcacctctctcttcctttcttctttcactccctcctttacccttcccttacggcgcggttcaggtgtccaacgatatatgagacagatactgcgccatttcctttccccccaaaaccaaaaaattatttttattattatcgcgcctgcgcgcgcgtcgccctttgcgcatgcgcagacaggatacagcgtacgcccgtgcgtgTAGGTGCTCcgcggtacgcgtaggatgtgtcgaTCGAGTTGGGGCTTACTACATGTCAGATATGTGTGCCTGCGCACGAGCGCTTTGGCGCGCGTCCGAAGCAGGGTTCGGTTTACTACAATCGGAGAACGGCGGTGCTCTAGGGGACTTTTATTTTCGTGGCTTGGAGCTCTTTCTggtcccccccaccccccccccccccccccccgccccccacttcgcggtttaagttgtccttccAGTGCCCCCCAAACTCCTTTTCTTCACGCCTTGGAATTCTTTctgtcggctcgagagggggaacgagccagcaccaggagcatggatgtgcatgccccttttcgacgcccatCGCGGCGCGGCACTGGGCGCTGGGCGCTCCACACACACGCGATGAAGTGTTCATGGAGTTGCCGCTTCGCATAGCTAGCAGCCAGCCAGCTGACTGTGGTGGGACAGGCGCGAAGCGCACGCAGCGGAAGTGGAGTGGCATGTGACTTCTGGTCCATGGGCCATCTATTCGTCGAGTGCATCCACCTTTAAAGATTGCAAAGTTCGCGATTGCCCTGGCATTGGAATGGTCCACGTCCACGAAGACCCCCCAATGGACAACGTGTACaatggacaacttgcaaaattgcaCGAAAGCTGACTTACAGCAAGATGTTTTCGAACCAAAAGCCCTCGTTCACataccgcgttttcacttcctgctcccCAACAGAAAGGGTTAGCCCAAGGGGACACGAGTCAGTCGCACGCCATAGTACTCTTTTTCGAAAAGGCGAGGGGTACTGCCCCTTAATCTCTGTAAACCTGAAGCTCCGATGGGCACCGCCCGCTTCAGAGATAGTGTAAAAGGAATTCCTCTATAGGTTACAATGATACATTCCCTTGACGAGTACCTGCCTCGGCCGGCTCATCGCATTCGCACCCCTGCTCTATTGTATCCTTTGTAGAAGGCGCCCGATGTTCTACAAGGTGTCAGTTGCAGGAAAGCTGACTCACAGGAAGGTATCTTCCAACAAACAATTCTCGTTCATAGACagcattttcacttcctgctctgctgactgaagggatttgcgcgaggggagatgagtcagtcgccatgcactgtatgtgttctttttcgaaaaggtgagggggaGGGCTGCCCTCTAATCTGCGTGAACCTGAAGACCCAAAGGTCACCGCCAGCTTTCGAGGTAGTGTAaacaagcgcttgtgtctcgtcttcgttctggTCTTGTGGTTTGCATCgttttggcgctagtttttctctaattcaagtatgcaccaactagcccaaaaagaggtgttaatgtaGAGCGTAAAGGGCTGCTGTCGAAAAGTTACAATGATGCATTCCCTTGGGGAGTTCGTGCGTTTGCACCCCTGTTCTACTGTGTCGTTTCACTGTTCGCGCAACACCTGAATACCAACGCTGCAGTGCAGAGTAGGGACTCGGGAGTGCCAGGGCCGCGCACGTGGCGTTGAAAGACGGTTCGCCCGTGAGCACTTTAGAGAAAATTATGGACGATGTGAAGGCCATATGAACTGCACGGAACACGCTGAAGTATACAGGGACAGGGACAAGTAACTACATAATTAGTGGCTATTTATTTTTAAAACAACAATAataaaggataggggtaggggtAATATACACTGTACAAATACAA containing:
- the LOC144109516 gene encoding uncharacterized protein LOC144109516 → MSAVRFSRACIRAGGTLVWRFELEPDPLSQLLTVPVFPSSLPHGALREAIPPVTSPAAARYALTRAFQCFTQSARKTLQAVFQADMSGPGVSATSEARYSPACALLFVGRLPNAGTSAVPYSTHHSNVHALGHRTRHSVQWTSSQLSSDPGVKASCQTPTSSICSQGKFVVLSQRRRRLPLCTDLWRQQRDLNCKK
- the LOC144110895 gene encoding uncharacterized protein LOC144110895 → MLPRQPFYSSVNEFRLNSVTATHCPGVVSYSGHFSTTPESRSHRTLVLVHFTLMSQSSAISGRTATVRVNGRAYRGLPLTVVNITQLLYRLPADDYDLCLEGIPADVTVHVDEVMKMPEWELFSIIGRGAPFEFTQKDTWTLIRAQLGSDQVETKVLKVSLDCPLAQRTMNIPCRGVRCSHAQCFDVYSYLGCNEATLEPSWRCPVCREKVFVQDIRVDLFTLDILIRAGARFNAVEIRADGSCEFPTSGDDRNVSGGEDSSAKAEAAP